The following coding sequences are from one Schizosaccharomyces osmophilus chromosome 1, complete sequence window:
- a CDS encoding aspartate kinase, whose translation MSTQEKLANNPVNGWVVQKFGGTSIGKFPLKIAVDVAKSYLQKKRVVLVCSARSTDTKAEGTTNRLIRAAEQAMKQHSTSYDIVNAIEQDHVQATHEFIGDVSIQERLFKEIRHDCAELEQYLNAIRILTEISPRTRDLVLGMGERLSCRFMAGVLQDQGVDAEYVDMCHILDEHKEWKSLDASFYSYVASQLASKVTVLGNKVPVVTGFFGMIPGSLLSQIGRGYTDFCAALLAVGLAADELQIWKEVDGIFTADPRKVPTARLLPLITPEEAAELTYYGSEVIHPFTMSQVISARIPIRIKNVGNPGAPGTVIFPDTISRHGSATPPHPPKIMPDDLEYESAHKGPTAVTIKDTIMVININSNRKISSHGFLASIFAIFDKYKLAVDLIITSEVHVSMALNQESDEASLQDAFVELRRLGTLDVLHGMGILSLVGKHMRNAVGISGRMFNTLAEAKINIEMISQGASEINISCVIDEKNAVKALNCIHRELLEPSTLPEVPSHASLVVEKPWLYSA comes from the exons ATGAGCACTCAAGAGAAATTGGCCAACAACCCGGTTAATGGCTGGGTTGTCCAAAAATTTGGTGGTACAAGTATCGGAAAGTTCCCGTTAAAAATCGCAGTCGATGTTGCCAA ATCATACTTGCAGAAAAAGCGTGTTGTTTTAGTCTGCTCTGCTCGTAGCACTGACACAAAGGCAGAAGGTACCACGAATCGCTTGATTCGCGCTGCCGAACAAGCCATGAAACAACATTCAACGTCCTATGATATCGTTAATGCCATCGAACAGGATCATGTACAAGCAACTCATGAGTTTATCGGAGATGTTAGTATCCAAGAAAGATTGTTCAAAGAAATCCGTCATGACTGTGCCGAATTGGAGCAATACTTAAACGCAATCCGTATTCTTACGGAAATTTCTCCCCGTACCCGTGATCTTGTTCTTGGTATGGGTGAACGCTTGAGTTGTCGCTTTATGGCTGGTGTCTTACAAGACCAAGGTGTCGATGCCGAATATGTCGATATGTGTCATATCCTTGATGAGCATAAAGAGTGGAAATCCCTCGATGCATCTTTTTATAGCTATGTCGCCAGCCAGTTAGCCAGCAAAGTCACTGTGCTTGGGAACAAGGTCCCTGTAGTAACTGGTTTCTTTGGTATGATTCCTGGTAGCTTGTTATCTCAAATCGGCCGCGGTTACACTGATTTCTGTGCTGCCTTATTAGCCGTTGGTTTGGCTGCAGATGAATTGcaaatttggaaagaagTCGATGGTATCTTTACCGCCGATCCTCGTAAGGTACCCACTGCCCGCTTGCTTCCTTTGATTACTCCTGAAGAAGCCGCTGAATTGACTTACTACGGTAGTGAAGTGATTCATCCTTTTACCATGTCTCAGGTCATTAGTGCTCGCATTCCCATTCGCATCAAAAATGTCGGCAATCCTGGTGCACCTGGAACTGTGATTTTCCCTGATACCATTTCTCGTCATGGTAGTGCTACCCCCCCTCATCCTCCCAAGATTATGCCTGATGATTTAGAATACGAATCAGCACACAAGGGTCCCACTGCTGTCACTATCAAGGACACTATTATGGTAATTAACATTAATTCCAACAGAAAAATTTCTTCACATGGATTTTTGGCCTCTATCTTTGCCATTTTTGACAAGTATAAACTTGCTGTCGACTTGATTATCACGTCCGAAGTTCACGTCTCTATGGCCCTAAATCAAGAGTCCGATGAAGCTAGTTTACAAGATGCTTTCGTCGAGTTGCGGCGTCTTGGTACCCTCGATGTTTTGCACGGTATGGGTATTTTGTCTCTTGTAGGCAAACACATGCGTAACGCAGTTGGCATTTCTGGTCGCATGTTTAACACCCTTGCTGAAGCCAAAATCAACATCGAAATGATAAGTCAAGGTGCTAGCGAAATTAACATTTCGTGTGTTATTGATGAGAAGAATGCTGTGAAGGCTCTTAATTGCATCCATAGGGAATTGCTTGAGCCTTCTACACTTCCAGA